A part of Gossypium hirsutum isolate 1008001.06 chromosome A07, Gossypium_hirsutum_v2.1, whole genome shotgun sequence genomic DNA contains:
- the LOC107955382 gene encoding glutamate receptor 1.3 isoform X1, whose protein sequence is MDFTRKAKWTFVLVTILFSLVQSSSANHTSVNDTSIEMIHVGLILDAQSWVGKIVDSYISLAISDFYSRNRHYQTKLIVHTRDSEGDSLLVLSQALVLLENFKLDAIIVAENSAAVKILAELGSRVKIPIISLFAAGPSLSFSEYPYLIQIGQDESSQAKVIAAIAEAFSWRSVTLIYEDNDPARPILSNASTCFDQHVALLASSTDEEIVEQLRNLMSLQTTVLLVHMSPTLASRLFLNARRLGMMSQGYAWITTDMITNFMNSMDPSVIESMQGVVGFKPHIPASKELRKLAIRWRSKNLNENQNLEEMEINVYGIWSYDMVWAVATAAERVMTRYPHILHQVTRMNMNFTTIRSSQSGLVFMDEILQSRFKGISGGFQLTNGRLIPKEFEIVNVFKGERIIGYWNPGNGITSLMKQENHNEMNSTSSSKLESVIWPGGTMNIPRGWSLHGKRLRIGVPANNGFREIISVTRDPRTNETTVTGYCVDVFKEAVQSLGYEVHYDFIPFEDASGKIAGTYDDLILQVYYKNYDAVVGDTTILARRFQYVDFTMPFTDIGIGTVVPKINKKSIWIFLMPLSGDLWITTAAFFILTGLVVWFIERPINEEFQGSPCEQIGMIFWYSFSTLVFAHKEKLLSNLSKFVVIIWVFVVLIITSSYTATLASMLTVQQIELNSKQDYVGYHYGFVLSRAVSNLNFKNPRLKPYNSPEEYADALGRGSNNGGVSAIIDEIPYLKVFLAKYPSDYTIIKSMTTSGGFGFVFPKGSPLVQDISSAIMRLREEEKLQLVENKWFNSTESIFTDQDTTSNPSRLNLHSFGGLFLVTGISSTSALLLCLFQKSRAIIIREFKFFLDSMDSVKDYLKVQRYFTTPTILFN, encoded by the exons ATGGATTTCACAAGAAAGGCGAAGTGGACATTTGTTTTAGTTACAATCTTGTTTAGTCTTGTACAATCATCGTCAGCCAATCATACAAGTGTCAATGATACTTCCATAGAAATGATTCATGTAGGGTTGATTCTTGATGCGCAATCTTGGGTGGGAAAAATTGTTGATAGCTACATTTCCTTGGCTATATCCGATTTTTACAGTCGGAATCGTCACTATCAAACAAAACTAATTGTGCATACCAGAGATTCTGAGGGTGATTCATTGCTTGTTCTATCCCAAG CCTTGGTTCTCTTGGAAAATTTCAAATTGGATGCCATTATTGTAGCGGAAAATTCAGCTGCAGTGAAGATTTTAGCGGAGTTGGGATCTAGAGTcaaaattccaattatttcactCTTCGCAGCTGGTCCATCTTTGTCCTTCTCTGAGTATCCTTATTTAATTCAAATAGGTCAAGATGAGTCTTCTCAAGCCAAAGTCATTGCTGCCATTGCTGAAGCATTCAGTTGGAGAAGTGTTACCCTTATTTATGAAGATAATGATCCTGCAAGACCGATCCTTTCTAATGCGAGCACTTGTTTTGATCAGCATGTTGCCCTTCTAGCATCATCTActgatgaagaaattgttgagcAGCTCAGGAACCTCATGAGTTTGCAGACGACTGTACTTCTTGTGCACATGTCACCGACTCTAGCATCTCGACTTTTTTTAAATGCCAGACGGCTTGGAATGATGAGTCAAGGGTATGCTTGGATTACAACTGATATGATTACTaatttcatgaattcaatggaTCCATCGGTCATTGAGTCAATGCAGGGAGTGGTTGGATTCAAACCTCACATTCCGGCATCGAAGGAGCTTCGCAAGTTGGCGATCAGGTGGAGGAGTAAAAACTTGAATGAAAACCAAAATTTAGAAGAAATGGAGATAAATGTGTATGGCATATGGAGCTATGATATGGTTTGGGCTGTGGCAACAGCTGCAGAAAGGGTAATGACTCGATATCCTCATATCCTACACCAAGTAACCAGAATGAATATGAACTTCACCACTATCCGGTCCTCACAAAGTGGTTTGGTATTTATGGATGAGATATTACAGAGTAGATTCAAGGGAATAAGTGGTGGCTTTCAACTTACTAATGGCAGGCTGATCCCAAAGGAATTCGAAATTGTAAACGTATTCAAGGGAGAAAGGATAATTGGTTACTGGAATCCAGGAAATGGAATTACCTCATTGATGAAGCAAGAAAACCATAATGAGATGAATTCGACATCATCTAGTAAGCTTGAAAGTGTTATTTGGCCTGGAGGAACTATGAACATTCCGAGAGGTTGGTCTCTACATGGCAAGAGGCTGAGGATTGGTGTTCCAGCAAATAATGGATTCAGAGAAATAATTAGCGTGACTCGTGATCCCCGAACAAATGAAACTACTGTAACTGGATATTGTGTTGATGTGTTTAAGGAAGCCGTTCAAAGTTTAGGTTATGAAGTACATTATGATTTTATCCCGTTTGAAGATGCCAGCGGAAAAATTGCAGGAACTTACGATGATCTTATCCTTCAGGTTTATTATAAG AATTACGATGCTGTTGTGGGGGATACGACAATCCTTGCCAGAAGATTCCAATATGTCGATTTCACGATGCCATTCACTGACATAGGCATTGGAACCGTAGTGCCCAAAATCAACAAGAAAAGCATCTGGATATTCCTGATGCCTCTTTCCGGAGATCTGTGGATAACAACCGCTGCTTTCTTTATTCTAACTGGACTTGTGGTTTGGTTTATTGAACGTCCCATCAATGAGGAGTTCCAAGGCTCACCATGTGAGCAAATAGGAATGATCTTTTGGTACTCTTTCTCAACTCTAGTATTTGCCCACA AGGAGAAGCTGTTGAGCAACTTGTCAAAGTTTGTAGTGATAATATGGGTGTTTGTTGTGCTTATAATAACCTCAAGCTATACTGCAACTTTGGCTTCCATGTTAACAGTTCAACAGATTGAATTGAACTCAAAACAGGACTATGTAGGTTATCATTATGGTTTTGTGCTTTCAAGAGCCGTTAGcaacttaaatttcaaaaatcccAGGTTAAAGCCGTACAACTCTCCAGAAGAATATGCCGATGCTTTGGGAAGGGGAAGTAACAATGGTGGTGTGTCAGCCATTATTGATGAAATACCATACCTTAAAGTATTTCTTGCCAAGTACCCTTCTGATTACACCATTATTAAATCCATGACTACCTCAGGCGGTTTTGGCTTT GTTTTCCCTAAAGGTTCCCCACTTGTCCAAGACATATCGAGCGCAATTATGAGGCTAAGAGAGGAAGAAAAGCTGCAATTGGTGGAAAATAAATGGTTTAACAGTACTGAATCAATTTTCACAGACCAGGACACAACAAGTAATCCCAGCAGGCTAAACCTTCATAGCTTTGGGGGTTTATTTCTTGTTACTGGAATCTCTTCAACTTCAGCTCTTCTCCTATGCCTATTTCAGAAAAGTCGAGCCATAATAATCCGTGAGTTCAAATTCTTCCTCGACTCCATGGACTCTGTAAAAGATTACTTGAAAGTTCAAAGATATTTTACGACGCCTACCATACTTTTTAACTAG
- the LOC107955382 gene encoding glutamate receptor 1.2 isoform X2: MDFTRKAKWTFVLVTILFSLVQSSSANHTSVNDTSIEMIHVGLILDAQSWVGKIVDSYISLAISDFYSRNRHYQTKLIVHTRDSEGDSLLVLSQALVLLENFKLDAIIVAENSAAVKILAELGSRVKIPIISLFAAGPSLSFSEYPYLIQIGQDESSQAKVIAAIAEAFSWRSVTLIYEDNDPARPILSNASTCFDQHVALLASSTDEEIVEQLRNLMSLQTTVLLVHMSPTLASRLFLNARRLGMMSQGYAWITTDMITNFMNSMDPSVIESMQGVVGFKPHIPASKELRKLAIRWRSKNLNENQNLEEMEINVYGIWSYDMVWAVATAAERVMTRYPHILHQVTRMNMNFTTIRSSQSGLVFMDEILQSRFKGISGGFQLTNGRLIPKEFEIVNVFKGERIIGYWNPGNGITSLMKQENHNEMNSTSSSKLESVIWPGGTMNIPRGWSLHGKRLRIGVPANNGFREIISVTRDPRTNETTVTGYCVDVFKEAVQSLGYEVHYDFIPFEDASGKIAGTYDDLILQVYYKNYDAVVGDTTILARRFQYVDFTMPFTDIGIGTVVPKINKKSIWIFLMPLSGDLWITTAAFFILTGLVVWFIERPINEEFQGSPCEQIGMIFWYSFSTLVFAHKEKLLSNLSKFVVIIWVFVVLIITSSYTATLASMLTVQQIELNSKQDYVGYHYGFVLSRAVSNLNFKNPRLKPYNSPEEYADALGRGSNNGGVSAIIDEIPYLKVFLAKYPSDYTIIKSMTTSGGFGFVFPKGSPLVQDISSAIMRLREEEKLQLVENKWFNSTESIFTDQDTTSNPSRLNLHSFGGLFLVTGISSTSALLLCLFQKSRAIIIRM; encoded by the exons ATGGATTTCACAAGAAAGGCGAAGTGGACATTTGTTTTAGTTACAATCTTGTTTAGTCTTGTACAATCATCGTCAGCCAATCATACAAGTGTCAATGATACTTCCATAGAAATGATTCATGTAGGGTTGATTCTTGATGCGCAATCTTGGGTGGGAAAAATTGTTGATAGCTACATTTCCTTGGCTATATCCGATTTTTACAGTCGGAATCGTCACTATCAAACAAAACTAATTGTGCATACCAGAGATTCTGAGGGTGATTCATTGCTTGTTCTATCCCAAG CCTTGGTTCTCTTGGAAAATTTCAAATTGGATGCCATTATTGTAGCGGAAAATTCAGCTGCAGTGAAGATTTTAGCGGAGTTGGGATCTAGAGTcaaaattccaattatttcactCTTCGCAGCTGGTCCATCTTTGTCCTTCTCTGAGTATCCTTATTTAATTCAAATAGGTCAAGATGAGTCTTCTCAAGCCAAAGTCATTGCTGCCATTGCTGAAGCATTCAGTTGGAGAAGTGTTACCCTTATTTATGAAGATAATGATCCTGCAAGACCGATCCTTTCTAATGCGAGCACTTGTTTTGATCAGCATGTTGCCCTTCTAGCATCATCTActgatgaagaaattgttgagcAGCTCAGGAACCTCATGAGTTTGCAGACGACTGTACTTCTTGTGCACATGTCACCGACTCTAGCATCTCGACTTTTTTTAAATGCCAGACGGCTTGGAATGATGAGTCAAGGGTATGCTTGGATTACAACTGATATGATTACTaatttcatgaattcaatggaTCCATCGGTCATTGAGTCAATGCAGGGAGTGGTTGGATTCAAACCTCACATTCCGGCATCGAAGGAGCTTCGCAAGTTGGCGATCAGGTGGAGGAGTAAAAACTTGAATGAAAACCAAAATTTAGAAGAAATGGAGATAAATGTGTATGGCATATGGAGCTATGATATGGTTTGGGCTGTGGCAACAGCTGCAGAAAGGGTAATGACTCGATATCCTCATATCCTACACCAAGTAACCAGAATGAATATGAACTTCACCACTATCCGGTCCTCACAAAGTGGTTTGGTATTTATGGATGAGATATTACAGAGTAGATTCAAGGGAATAAGTGGTGGCTTTCAACTTACTAATGGCAGGCTGATCCCAAAGGAATTCGAAATTGTAAACGTATTCAAGGGAGAAAGGATAATTGGTTACTGGAATCCAGGAAATGGAATTACCTCATTGATGAAGCAAGAAAACCATAATGAGATGAATTCGACATCATCTAGTAAGCTTGAAAGTGTTATTTGGCCTGGAGGAACTATGAACATTCCGAGAGGTTGGTCTCTACATGGCAAGAGGCTGAGGATTGGTGTTCCAGCAAATAATGGATTCAGAGAAATAATTAGCGTGACTCGTGATCCCCGAACAAATGAAACTACTGTAACTGGATATTGTGTTGATGTGTTTAAGGAAGCCGTTCAAAGTTTAGGTTATGAAGTACATTATGATTTTATCCCGTTTGAAGATGCCAGCGGAAAAATTGCAGGAACTTACGATGATCTTATCCTTCAGGTTTATTATAAG AATTACGATGCTGTTGTGGGGGATACGACAATCCTTGCCAGAAGATTCCAATATGTCGATTTCACGATGCCATTCACTGACATAGGCATTGGAACCGTAGTGCCCAAAATCAACAAGAAAAGCATCTGGATATTCCTGATGCCTCTTTCCGGAGATCTGTGGATAACAACCGCTGCTTTCTTTATTCTAACTGGACTTGTGGTTTGGTTTATTGAACGTCCCATCAATGAGGAGTTCCAAGGCTCACCATGTGAGCAAATAGGAATGATCTTTTGGTACTCTTTCTCAACTCTAGTATTTGCCCACA AGGAGAAGCTGTTGAGCAACTTGTCAAAGTTTGTAGTGATAATATGGGTGTTTGTTGTGCTTATAATAACCTCAAGCTATACTGCAACTTTGGCTTCCATGTTAACAGTTCAACAGATTGAATTGAACTCAAAACAGGACTATGTAGGTTATCATTATGGTTTTGTGCTTTCAAGAGCCGTTAGcaacttaaatttcaaaaatcccAGGTTAAAGCCGTACAACTCTCCAGAAGAATATGCCGATGCTTTGGGAAGGGGAAGTAACAATGGTGGTGTGTCAGCCATTATTGATGAAATACCATACCTTAAAGTATTTCTTGCCAAGTACCCTTCTGATTACACCATTATTAAATCCATGACTACCTCAGGCGGTTTTGGCTTT GTTTTCCCTAAAGGTTCCCCACTTGTCCAAGACATATCGAGCGCAATTATGAGGCTAAGAGAGGAAGAAAAGCTGCAATTGGTGGAAAATAAATGGTTTAACAGTACTGAATCAATTTTCACAGACCAGGACACAACAAGTAATCCCAGCAGGCTAAACCTTCATAGCTTTGGGGGTTTATTTCTTGTTACTGGAATCTCTTCAACTTCAGCTCTTCTCCTATGCCTATTTCAGAAAAGTCGAGCCATAATAATCC GTATGTAG